The Strix uralensis isolate ZFMK-TIS-50842 chromosome 16, bStrUra1, whole genome shotgun sequence genome has a window encoding:
- the IGSF6 gene encoding immunoglobulin superfamily member 6 isoform X1, whose translation MASFNKLKNMLMLAFDWILYGAGATDTCQVTVTQPRFQEADYSTHTVFLTCAFSASGCSSSPPQVLWFRFLTNKHEDLCTPGCTDQQKYKVHLLSENNISLQINDLSVDDNAVYICGIAFSDSISPRSKQVGDGTVLTKTGAEKQHSNGKLVFIFMIIASSLLFLYSTTVLTFFVVYKLKPELLKKSGNEDQRTENCKISSGRKIFQAIAQELQKQKYAEHWRQPDDLEDDTVYQNR comes from the exons ATGGCATCtttcaacaaattaaaaaacatgCTTATGCTGGCATTTGACTGGATTCTGTACGGTGCtg GTGCTACAGATACCTGCCAAGTCACTGTAACACAACCCAGATTTCAGGAAGCTGACTACTCCACACACACTGTGTTCCTAACATGTGCTTTCTCTGCCTCTGGATGCTCCTCATCCCCACCTCAAGTCCTATGGTTTCGCTTTTTAACTAATAAACATGAGGATTTGTGTACTCCTGGATGCACAGATCAGCAGAAGTACAAAGTACATTTATTatcagaaaataacatttcactTCAGATCAATGATCTGTCTGTAGATGACAATGCTGTTTATATATGTGGAATAGCATTTTCAGATTCAATTTCACCCCGTTCTAAACAAGTAGGAGATGGAACAGTACTAACGAAAACAG gagcagagaagcagcacagcaatGGAAAACTCGTCTTCATCTTCATGATCATCGCCTCATCCTTACTGTTTCTATACAGCACTACTGTACTCACATTCTTTGTAGTCTACAAG TTAAAACCAGAGCTGCTAAAGAAAAGTGGGAATGAAGACCAAAGAACAGAGAACTGT aaaatcagTAGTGGACGAAAAATTTTTCAAGCAATTGCCCAAGAACTGCAAAAGCAGAAGTACGCTGAACACTGGCGACAGCCT GATGATTTGGAAGACGACACTGTTTATCAGAACAGATGA
- the IGSF6 gene encoding immunoglobulin superfamily member 6 isoform X2: protein MASFNKLKNMLMLAFDWILYGAGAEKQHSNGKLVFIFMIIASSLLFLYSTTVLTFFVVYKLKPELLKKSGNEDQRTENCKISSGRKIFQAIAQELQKQKYAEHWRQPDDLEDDTVYQNR, encoded by the exons ATGGCATCtttcaacaaattaaaaaacatgCTTATGCTGGCATTTGACTGGATTCTGTACGGTGCtg gagcagagaagcagcacagcaatGGAAAACTCGTCTTCATCTTCATGATCATCGCCTCATCCTTACTGTTTCTATACAGCACTACTGTACTCACATTCTTTGTAGTCTACAAG TTAAAACCAGAGCTGCTAAAGAAAAGTGGGAATGAAGACCAAAGAACAGAGAACTGT aaaatcagTAGTGGACGAAAAATTTTTCAAGCAATTGCCCAAGAACTGCAAAAGCAGAAGTACGCTGAACACTGGCGACAGCCT GATGATTTGGAAGACGACACTGTTTATCAGAACAGATGA